Below is a genomic region from Ferribacterium limneticum.
GGTCCAGCCTCGCCGTCCAGTGGTGCGACCTCGCCACAGCCCTGCGCGAAGCCCACCGCACACTGCGCCCGAATGGCCTCGTCGCCCTGGCCAGCCTCGGCCCGGCCACCTTCCACGAGCTTCGCCACGCCTTTGCCGACGTCGACCACTACCGGCACACGCTGAGCTTTCACAGCCCGGACGAAATCCGCAAAATCGCCGTCAATCTGGCGTTTGCTACGGTCAACACGAAAAAAAGCACAAAAATCGCCCACTACCCGGATTTCAAAACGCTGCTCCGCGCCGTCAAGGCCATCGGTGCCAACCAGCTCGGCGACGGCCGGCGCACCAGCCTGATGAGCCGCGCCACCTTCCAGCGCGCCGAAGCAGCCCACGAACAATTGCGCACCTCGGCCGGCCTGCCGCTGACCTACGACGTGATCTACCTCTACGCCAGCAAATGAGCGCCCGAAAATGAGCCCCGCCTATTTCCTGACCGGTACCGACACCGAAATCGGCAAGACCTTCATCACCTGCGCCCTGCTCCACCGGGCCGGGTTGGACGGCCGCAAAGCCGTCGGACTCAAGCCGATTGCCGCCGGAACCGATACCGCCGGGCTGAACGACGATGTCGAAGCCATCCGCGCCGCCAGCAATGTCGAATTGCCGCGCCAGATCATCAACCCCTATTGTTTCCAGCCAGCCATCGCCCCGCACA
It encodes:
- the bioC gene encoding malonyl-ACP O-methyltransferase BioC, whose translation is MTRPSKARIRQSFERAALTYDSAADIQRRICTQLAEGLPEIAPTRLLDAGCGTGFAQADLQARFPDAHSVALDLSPAMLDRVSAPCCRIAGDLEHLPLADASLDLYWSSLAVQWCDLATALREAHRTLRPNGLVALASLGPATFHELRHAFADVDHYRHTLSFHSPDEIRKIAVNLAFATVNTKKSTKIAHYPDFKTLLRAVKAIGANQLGDGRRTSLMSRATFQRAEAAHEQLRTSAGLPLTYDVIYLYASK